The Betta splendens chromosome 2, fBetSpl5.4, whole genome shotgun sequence nucleotide sequence TGTCAACTGGCCCACTGCGCGCGTGTAGTTCCGCTGGTCTCCTCGTGTCGCGTGAGGTATTTTTAGCTCCATGACGCACAGGTTGTGTTTATTGGGCGAGCGCGCGGCGCGTCTGGCGCGCGTCCACAGCCCCTCCTCCCGCACTCGCGCGCTGCGTCACACCCACGGTGGATAAAACCGGCTCGCTGGAGGCGCCTCGCTGTTcagagacgagacgagacgcaGGATGTGTTCAGAGCTCGAGTGCGGAGTTTGTTACCTGACGTTCAACGCGGGCCGGCGGTGTCCGCGGGAGCTCCACTGTAAACACAGCTTCTGCGAGAGCTGCCTGCTGGCGCTGGCCCGGCCCGGCGGCGCGGGGGAGGGCCGGTCCATCGTGTGCCCGTTGTGCCGACGGACCACCTCCATCTCCGGCGAGAGGCGGATGAGAGCCGAGCTGAGGGTGGACGAGGGCGtcctgcagcggctgctggcCGCCGGCGTCCTCGAGCgggaggatggggaggaggtggacc carries:
- the si:ch73-335l21.4 gene encoding E3 ubiquitin-protein ligase-like is translated as MCSELECGVCYLTFNAGRRCPRELHCKHSFCESCLLALARPGGAGEGRSIVCPLCRRTTSISGERRMRAELRVDEGVLQRLLAAGVLEREDGEEVDREAEEEDARTRCRCEEEEHAAPGEASDEEGVAPAAISGGALRRSLRKVWKKISGNGARPRGENCMTDADLRSMAMMACYMF